In Suttonella indologenes, one genomic interval encodes:
- a CDS encoding PilT/PilU family type 4a pilus ATPase yields the protein MNIEKAEMRSWFNKLITFAAEKKASDIFINTNLPVAMKLDGQLNYLPKAMMDQEDVYNLIETIARPEAYQEFIDNHELNIMVEVPDVTYLRVNVYMQRNMPGLVLRLIPAIIPELDDLDLPQPDVLRELSMAKRGLVIMVGATGNGKSTTLAAMVDHRNQNSQHHIITVEDPIEFMHKSKKSVVIQREVGVDTKSYGAALKNSLREAPDVILIGEIRDVETMGYALQFAETGHLCMATLHATNSVQALERIYNFFPLDQREKLQLDLSENLRCLVTQRLLPRKGGGRVVAMEMMMNTPYIAQLILEGQVGKIHEVLERGEAERGVFSFDRSIFDLYEKDEIEYHEALKYVHSENDFRIRVRTQSKRRLPDELQASGDVFSVQSDDKLEHELLLKQRQDRKASRISTGG from the coding sequence ATGAATATTGAAAAAGCGGAAATGCGTTCTTGGTTTAATAAATTGATTACCTTCGCAGCCGAAAAGAAAGCCTCGGATATTTTTATCAATACCAATTTGCCGGTAGCCATGAAATTAGACGGGCAATTGAACTATTTGCCCAAAGCCATGATGGATCAGGAAGATGTCTATAATCTGATTGAAACCATTGCGCGCCCGGAGGCGTATCAAGAATTTATCGATAATCACGAATTAAACATCATGGTGGAAGTGCCGGATGTGACCTATTTGCGGGTTAACGTATATATGCAGCGCAATATGCCCGGTTTGGTGCTGCGTTTGATTCCGGCGATTATTCCGGAATTGGACGATTTGGATTTGCCGCAGCCTGATGTGCTGCGCGAATTGTCGATGGCCAAACGCGGTTTGGTGATTATGGTGGGGGCGACCGGTAACGGTAAATCCACGACCTTGGCGGCAATGGTTGATCATCGCAATCAAAACTCTCAACATCACATCATCACGGTGGAAGATCCGATCGAGTTTATGCACAAGAGTAAGAAAAGCGTGGTCATTCAGCGTGAAGTAGGCGTAGATACCAAAAGCTATGGCGCAGCGTTGAAAAACTCTTTGCGTGAAGCGCCGGATGTGATTCTTATTGGTGAGATTCGTGATGTGGAAACCATGGGCTATGCCTTGCAATTCGCCGAAACGGGGCATTTGTGTATGGCGACCCTGCATGCCACGAATTCCGTACAAGCCTTGGAGCGGATTTATAACTTCTTCCCGCTGGATCAGCGCGAAAAATTGCAGCTCGACTTATCGGAAAACCTGCGTTGCTTGGTGACTCAGCGCCTCTTGCCGCGCAAAGGCGGCGGTCGTGTGGTGGCAATGGAGATGATGATGAACACGCCTTATATCGCTCAGCTGATTTTAGAAGGGCAGGTAGGTAAGATTCACGAAGTCTTGGAGCGCGGCGAAGCGGAGCGCGGCGTTTTTAGTTTTGACCGCTCTATCTTTGATTTATATGAAAAAGATGAAATCGAATATCATGAAGCCCTGAAATATGTGCATTCTGAAAACGATTTCCGTATTCGCGTGCGTACGCAGTCTAAACGTCGTCTGCCTG